The Aggregatilinea lenta genome includes a region encoding these proteins:
- a CDS encoding Gfo/Idh/MocA family protein, with amino-acid sequence MAEKKVNVAIIGLGFGAEFIPIYQRHPNANMAAICQRREDKLNAVGDAFGIEKRYTDYDELLKDPEIDAVHINTPIHEHARMSVAGLRAGKHVACTVPMGTTLDELKAIVDAQAESGKKYMMMETVIYSREFLYVKELYDTGKLGRIQYLRATHQQEMLGWPGYWEGLPPMHYATHVVSPCLALAGHDAEYVACFGSGRIQEDLIPKYSSPFAIETAHIKMKDSDLVAEVMRSLFNTARQYRESFDVYGSKMSFEWPLIEHDHPVVHIGETPHHVSVLDFAHRLPEPIQRFTTKGVYGGEQQHLSFIQGSGHGGSHPHLAHQFLMSIAEDRKPFPDARQSANWTAVGILAHESALKGGERLYLPDWSLS; translated from the coding sequence ATGGCCGAGAAAAAAGTGAATGTCGCGATCATCGGTCTAGGCTTCGGCGCGGAATTCATTCCGATCTACCAGCGCCACCCCAACGCGAACATGGCCGCGATCTGCCAGCGCCGCGAAGACAAACTCAACGCGGTCGGTGATGCCTTCGGTATTGAGAAACGCTATACCGACTACGATGAACTGCTGAAAGATCCCGAGATCGACGCGGTGCATATCAACACACCCATCCACGAGCACGCCCGGATGAGCGTAGCCGGACTGCGCGCGGGCAAACATGTGGCCTGCACCGTGCCGATGGGTACCACGCTCGACGAACTCAAGGCGATCGTCGACGCGCAAGCGGAGTCGGGCAAGAAGTACATGATGATGGAGACCGTCATCTACTCGCGCGAGTTCCTCTATGTCAAAGAGCTGTACGACACCGGGAAACTGGGGCGCATTCAATATCTGCGCGCGACGCACCAGCAGGAAATGCTCGGCTGGCCTGGGTACTGGGAGGGACTGCCGCCCATGCACTATGCGACCCATGTCGTCAGCCCGTGCCTGGCGCTCGCCGGACACGACGCCGAGTACGTCGCGTGTTTCGGATCCGGGCGCATCCAGGAAGACCTGATTCCCAAGTACAGTTCGCCGTTTGCCATCGAGACGGCGCACATCAAGATGAAAGACTCGGATCTCGTCGCTGAGGTCATGCGCTCGCTGTTCAACACGGCCCGGCAGTACCGCGAAAGCTTCGACGTTTATGGCAGCAAGATGTCGTTCGAATGGCCGTTGATCGAACACGATCACCCGGTCGTGCATATCGGCGAGACGCCCCACCACGTCAGCGTGCTCGACTTCGCACATCGTCTGCCGGAGCCGATCCAGCGCTTCACGACTAAGGGCGTTTACGGCGGCGAGCAGCAGCATCTCTCGTTCATTCAGGGATCGGGCCACGGTGGGTCACACCCGCATCTGGCGCACCAGTTCCTGATGAGCATCGCCGAAGATCGCAAGCCGTTCCCCGATGCACGCCAATCCGCCAACTGGACGGCGGTTGGCATCCTGGCGCACGAGTCCGCGCTCAAGGGTGGTGAGCGGCTGTACCTGCCCGACTGGAGCCTGTCGTGA
- a CDS encoding ABC transporter ATP-binding protein: protein MATIELRQVEKKFGEVHAVKPMDLTIHDGEFVVLLGPSGCGKTTTLRMISGLEAVTGGEILLNGRNVTWAHPSERDIAFVFQFFALYSHLSVRQNIAFPLQAQGESKETVGQRVAEVASLLQIEDVLHQRPGALSGGDQQRVALARALVRRPAAFLMDEPLGALDADFRETMRAEIKGLHIDQHATTVYVTHDQIEAMAMGDRIVVMSNAAVQQIGTPAEVYHDPANLFVAAFIGSPGMNLLHGHYAGGVVSLPDCGDYSVPAEWVSVLDRTFDGSGEVILGFRPEAAMVTAGGTLPATVYASDLHGSYTMLHLNLCDNKIVHARSSRQEHYPLDAAVHFDLNPAMVRFFDPRTELALTREAQA from the coding sequence ATGGCAACCATTGAGCTTAGACAGGTTGAAAAGAAGTTCGGCGAGGTCCATGCCGTCAAGCCGATGGATCTCACCATTCACGATGGGGAGTTTGTCGTGCTCCTGGGGCCGTCCGGCTGCGGCAAAACAACGACGCTGCGCATGATCTCCGGCCTGGAAGCGGTCACCGGCGGCGAAATCTTGTTGAACGGGCGCAACGTCACCTGGGCGCATCCCAGCGAGCGCGACATTGCGTTCGTTTTCCAGTTCTTCGCGCTCTACTCGCACCTCAGCGTGCGGCAGAACATCGCGTTCCCGCTGCAAGCACAGGGTGAATCCAAAGAGACGGTCGGCCAGCGCGTCGCGGAAGTCGCCTCGCTGCTTCAGATTGAAGACGTGCTGCACCAGCGTCCGGGAGCGCTAAGTGGTGGCGATCAGCAGCGCGTGGCGCTGGCGCGGGCGCTGGTGCGACGGCCCGCGGCCTTCCTGATGGACGAGCCGTTGGGCGCGCTGGACGCGGACTTCCGCGAGACCATGCGTGCCGAAATCAAGGGGCTGCACATCGACCAGCACGCGACGACCGTCTATGTCACGCACGACCAGATCGAGGCGATGGCAATGGGCGACCGGATCGTGGTGATGTCCAACGCCGCCGTGCAGCAGATCGGCACGCCCGCCGAGGTCTATCATGACCCGGCAAACCTGTTCGTGGCCGCCTTCATCGGCAGCCCCGGCATGAATCTGCTGCACGGTCACTACGCGGGCGGGGTCGTGTCTCTGCCGGACTGCGGAGACTATTCCGTCCCCGCCGAGTGGGTTTCCGTGCTGGATCGCACCTTTGATGGCAGCGGCGAGGTGATCCTGGGCTTCCGTCCCGAAGCCGCAATGGTAACCGCCGGTGGCACTCTACCCGCAACGGTTTACGCCAGCGATCTGCATGGCAGTTATACTATGCTGCACCTGAACCTGTGCGACAACAAGATCGTGCACGCCCGCAGCAGCCGCCAGGAACACTACCCGCTCGACGCGGCTGTGCACTTCGATCTGAATCCGGCGATGGTGCGGTTCTTCGACCCCCGCACTGAACTTGCCCTTACGCGGGAGGCGCAGGCATGA
- a CDS encoding sugar phosphate isomerase/epimerase family protein has protein sequence MARPVTLFTGQWADLPLQVVAEKAASFGYDGLELACWGDHFEVDKALEQDGYVQGRKDILAEHGLECFAVSTHLVGQCVADAIIDERHRSILPDRLWGDGDPEGVRQRAADEVKNTARAAKLMGVNVVNGFTGSPVWHLLYFFPPTTDVMIDAGYREFADRWNPILDVFDEVGVRYALEAHPSEIAYDIYTAQRTLDALDHRRAFGFNFDPSHFVHQFFDPVEFVNAFPDRIYHVHVKDSKVKLTGRNSILGSHIQFGDHRRGWNFVSPGHGDVDLEGIVRALNRVGYTGPLSVEWEDSGMDREWGAKDACAYVKRTEFTPSEQAFDAAFASKS, from the coding sequence ATGGCACGACCAGTCACACTTTTCACCGGCCAGTGGGCGGATCTTCCCCTCCAAGTCGTCGCGGAAAAAGCCGCCTCCTTCGGCTATGATGGGCTGGAGCTGGCCTGCTGGGGCGACCACTTCGAGGTCGATAAGGCCCTTGAACAGGACGGCTACGTCCAGGGCCGCAAAGACATCCTTGCCGAACACGGCCTGGAATGTTTTGCAGTCAGCACGCATCTCGTCGGGCAGTGCGTGGCCGACGCCATCATTGACGAACGCCACCGCAGCATCCTGCCTGACCGGCTGTGGGGCGATGGCGACCCCGAAGGCGTGCGCCAGCGCGCTGCGGACGAGGTCAAAAACACCGCGCGTGCGGCGAAGCTGATGGGCGTGAATGTCGTCAACGGCTTCACCGGCAGCCCGGTATGGCACCTGCTCTACTTCTTCCCGCCGACCACCGACGTCATGATCGACGCCGGTTACCGCGAGTTCGCCGATCGCTGGAACCCTATCCTAGACGTGTTCGACGAGGTAGGCGTGCGCTATGCGCTCGAAGCCCACCCCAGCGAGATCGCGTACGACATCTACACGGCGCAACGAACCCTCGACGCACTCGATCACCGTAGAGCCTTTGGCTTCAACTTCGACCCGAGCCACTTCGTGCACCAGTTCTTTGATCCGGTTGAGTTTGTCAACGCCTTTCCGGACCGGATCTACCATGTGCACGTCAAGGACTCCAAGGTCAAGCTGACCGGGCGCAACAGCATCCTCGGCTCGCACATTCAGTTCGGCGATCATCGTCGCGGCTGGAACTTCGTTTCGCCCGGTCACGGTGACGTGGACCTGGAAGGGATCGTCCGGGCGCTGAACCGCGTCGGCTACACTGGGCCGCTCTCTGTGGAGTGGGAAGACAGCGGCATGGACCGCGAGTGGGGCGCGAAGGACGCGTGCGCGTACGTGAAGCGGACCGAGTTCACGCCGTCAGAGCAGGCGTTCGACGCGGCGTTTGCGTCGAAATCGTAA
- a CDS encoding ABC transporter ATP-binding protein, with protein sequence MSNVTLQHISKRFKDVVALDDVSFSIQSGEFFVLLGHTGAGKTTTLRIIAGLERQDAGDVLFDGENINILTPADRDVAFVFQQYSLYPGKSVYDNLAFPLRSPLRKLPKDEIDRRVRDAAEKLRITHLLDRKTAHLSGGEMQRVSIGRAIVREPRVFLMDEPLSNLDAKLREALRIEIQRLQKTQNSTTLFVTHDQIEALTMADKIGVLRKGKLVQIGTPHDIYDRPATTFVAQLVGIPRINLVGAVREDGSLFIKDSTIRLPIEPQAAIPPELLVGIRPEDVRPAPDGALRGEVALTEPLGVETVVHIRSGEQTFLSLVSGITDLKIGDAVMFDIVRERMHFFDPDGSRVPA encoded by the coding sequence ATGAGCAACGTCACGCTCCAACACATCTCCAAACGCTTCAAGGATGTCGTGGCGCTCGACGATGTGTCCTTCTCGATCCAATCGGGCGAGTTTTTCGTCTTGCTGGGGCACACCGGCGCAGGCAAAACCACCACGCTGCGTATCATCGCGGGCCTGGAACGCCAGGATGCGGGCGACGTGCTGTTTGATGGAGAAAACATCAACATACTGACGCCCGCCGACCGTGACGTGGCCTTCGTCTTCCAGCAGTATTCGCTCTACCCCGGCAAGTCGGTCTACGACAACCTCGCCTTTCCGCTGCGCTCGCCGCTGCGTAAGCTGCCCAAGGATGAGATCGACCGTCGGGTGCGCGATGCCGCCGAGAAGCTGCGTATCACGCACCTGCTCGACCGGAAAACGGCGCACCTGTCCGGCGGCGAGATGCAGCGCGTCTCGATCGGGCGCGCCATCGTGCGCGAGCCGCGCGTGTTTTTGATGGACGAGCCGCTTTCGAACCTGGACGCCAAGCTGCGCGAAGCGCTGCGCATTGAGATCCAGCGCTTACAGAAGACCCAAAACAGCACCACCCTGTTCGTGACCCACGACCAGATCGAAGCGCTCACAATGGCCGACAAGATCGGCGTGCTGCGCAAGGGCAAGCTCGTGCAGATCGGGACTCCGCACGACATCTATGACCGCCCGGCGACGACCTTCGTCGCACAGCTCGTCGGCATCCCAAGAATCAATCTGGTCGGGGCGGTGCGGGAAGACGGCAGCTTATTCATCAAGGACAGCACGATCCGCCTGCCGATCGAACCGCAAGCCGCGATCCCGCCCGAACTGCTCGTAGGTATCCGGCCTGAGGATGTACGCCCTGCGCCCGATGGCGCCCTGCGCGGTGAGGTAGCACTGACCGAGCCGCTCGGCGTCGAGACGGTGGTACACATCCGGTCGGGAGAGCAAACTTTCCTCAGCCTTGTTTCCGGCATCACTGACCTGAAGATCGGCGATGCCGTTATGTTCGACATTGTGCGCGAGCGCATGCATTTCTTTGACCCGGACGGCAGCCGCGTGCCCGCCTGA
- a CDS encoding carbohydrate ABC transporter permease: MRASLALMLALLTLIPVVWMSMTAFKSRSDAVASPPKVVFDPTMEGFIGLLTKRRQLTDQQIEEYKQRDDLNWADEVMLERGQAIIGQSDYVKRLTNSLIIGIASTITSVGMGLLAAYAFSRFKIPGEGDLLFFILSTRMLPPVVVTIPIFLMYRELGLYDTHVGMVILYTAFNLSFSVWLLKGFIDEIPREYEEAALVDGYTRMQAFVKIVLPQAVTGIAATTVFCFIFAWNEYAFALMLTADNARTAPPSIPSVLGTGGIEWATIAAGSLGFLIPVVIVTFVLRKYLLRGVTFGAIRQG, from the coding sequence ATGCGCGCCAGCCTGGCCTTGATGCTGGCGCTGCTCACGCTGATCCCGGTCGTCTGGATGAGCATGACGGCGTTCAAGTCGCGCTCGGACGCGGTCGCGTCGCCGCCGAAGGTCGTTTTCGACCCGACGATGGAGGGGTTCATCGGCCTGCTGACCAAGCGCCGCCAGCTTACCGACCAGCAAATCGAGGAATACAAGCAGCGCGACGATCTGAACTGGGCGGATGAGGTCATGCTGGAACGCGGCCAGGCGATCATCGGTCAGAGCGATTATGTCAAGCGCCTCACCAATTCCCTGATCATCGGCATCGCTTCCACCATTACGTCCGTGGGCATGGGGCTGCTCGCCGCCTACGCGTTCAGCCGGTTCAAGATACCCGGCGAAGGGGACCTGCTGTTTTTTATCCTCAGCACCCGCATGTTGCCGCCGGTCGTCGTGACCATCCCGATCTTTCTCATGTACCGCGAGCTGGGACTGTACGATACGCACGTGGGCATGGTCATCCTCTATACGGCCTTCAACCTCTCGTTCTCGGTGTGGTTATTGAAGGGCTTCATCGACGAGATCCCGCGCGAGTATGAAGAGGCGGCCCTGGTGGATGGTTACACACGGATGCAGGCATTCGTCAAGATCGTACTGCCGCAGGCCGTCACCGGCATCGCCGCCACCACCGTCTTCTGTTTCATTTTCGCCTGGAACGAATATGCCTTTGCGCTCATGCTAACCGCTGACAACGCGCGCACCGCACCGCCCAGCATCCCCTCGGTGCTCGGCACAGGTGGCATCGAGTGGGCCACGATTGCCGCTGGCTCGCTTGGCTTCCTGATCCCTGTGGTCATCGTCACGTTTGTCCTGCGCAAATACCTGCTGCGCGGCGTCACGTTCGGCGCGATCCGCCAGGGTTAG
- a CDS encoding sugar phosphate isomerase/epimerase family protein produces MKFGVNSWIWVSPLTTRDVAELAPLAKSLGAEWFEVPLEDPGLIDAAEAGAIIRDLGMGTSVCAAMGPDRDLIHEDAAIRDNGMAYLMQCVDAVQRLGGTNVAGPLYSSVGRVWQSTADERRRDTDLLVQQLRELAEYAGGHGAVLCVEPLNRFETSFINLAAQAIEVVDRVDHPACKIMLDTFHMNIEEQAMGDAFRAVGPRLQHVHACENDRSAPGSGHVPWDDVATAIKEIGYDGPVVIESFTAQVKSIARAAAIWRPLAESQDALARDGLRFLKQLLG; encoded by the coding sequence ATGAAATTTGGCGTCAATTCCTGGATTTGGGTGTCGCCCCTGACCACCCGCGATGTCGCGGAACTGGCTCCACTGGCGAAATCGCTCGGTGCTGAATGGTTCGAAGTGCCGCTGGAGGACCCAGGGCTGATCGACGCGGCGGAAGCGGGCGCGATCATCCGTGACCTCGGCATGGGAACCAGCGTCTGCGCGGCGATGGGGCCGGATCGGGACCTGATCCACGAGGATGCCGCCATCCGTGACAACGGCATGGCCTACCTCATGCAGTGCGTGGACGCAGTACAGAGGCTGGGCGGGACCAACGTCGCCGGGCCGCTCTACTCGTCCGTTGGGCGCGTATGGCAGTCCACCGCCGACGAGCGCCGCCGCGACACGGACCTGCTGGTGCAGCAGCTGCGCGAGCTGGCCGAGTATGCGGGCGGTCACGGTGCGGTGTTGTGCGTCGAGCCGCTGAACCGCTTCGAAACCAGCTTCATCAACCTGGCGGCCCAGGCCATCGAGGTGGTGGACCGCGTCGATCACCCCGCCTGTAAGATCATGCTCGATACCTTCCACATGAACATCGAAGAGCAAGCGATGGGCGACGCCTTCCGCGCCGTTGGGCCGCGTTTGCAGCATGTCCATGCGTGCGAGAACGACCGGAGCGCACCAGGGTCGGGGCACGTACCGTGGGATGACGTGGCGACCGCCATCAAGGAGATCGGCTACGATGGCCCGGTCGTGATCGAGTCCTTCACCGCCCAAGTCAAGAGCATCGCCCGCGCCGCCGCCATCTGGCGCCCGCTGGCCGAGTCGCAGGACGCGCTGGCGCGCGATGGCCTGCGCTTCCTGAAGCAGTTGTTGGGCTAA
- a CDS encoding carbohydrate ABC transporter permease, with protein MSQAHAQVIPGSTQSSQRRKRRQIGDRTIANLFIWPTLILLIVVNVFPLFYSLYLSFTDFSVIANQAPQWLAFDNYEQILTAERSRYWHNFTVTGTYAVLSVGLQMIIGFGLAMLLREKFRGSGLITTLLLIPMMLSPVVVGLFWKLIFDPSKGIFNYLIYTNAAGGTQWLSNSTLALWSIVIVDVWMWSPFVMLLCLSGLSAIPGYLYEAAAIDRASAWFQFRRITLPQVAPLLLIAVLFRTIEAFKAFDLVMGLTGGTPGDATETVAVRLYREAFLGKFKTGESSALAYIVLVIIIAASNLYIRALNRVREG; from the coding sequence ATGTCTCAAGCACACGCTCAAGTGATACCTGGCTCGACCCAGTCCTCGCAGCGTCGCAAACGCCGGCAGATTGGGGATAGGACGATTGCCAATCTTTTCATCTGGCCCACCCTGATTCTGTTGATCGTCGTTAACGTGTTTCCCCTGTTTTACAGCCTGTATCTCAGCTTCACCGATTTTTCGGTGATCGCGAACCAGGCCCCCCAATGGCTGGCATTCGACAATTACGAGCAGATTCTGACCGCCGAACGCAGCCGGTACTGGCACAATTTCACAGTAACCGGTACGTACGCCGTGCTTTCGGTCGGGCTGCAAATGATCATTGGCTTTGGTCTAGCGATGCTGCTGCGCGAAAAGTTCCGGGGCAGCGGGCTGATCACGACGCTGCTCCTGATCCCAATGATGCTGTCTCCGGTCGTGGTGGGTTTGTTTTGGAAGCTGATCTTTGACCCGTCCAAGGGCATCTTTAACTACCTGATTTACACCAACGCGGCGGGCGGCACACAATGGCTCTCCAATTCAACGCTGGCGCTGTGGTCTATCGTCATCGTCGACGTCTGGATGTGGAGTCCGTTCGTCATGCTGTTGTGTCTGTCCGGCCTCAGCGCCATTCCCGGCTACCTGTACGAGGCTGCCGCTATCGACCGGGCGAGCGCGTGGTTTCAGTTCCGGCGCATCACGCTGCCCCAGGTCGCGCCGCTGCTGCTGATCGCGGTTCTGTTCCGCACGATCGAGGCGTTCAAAGCCTTCGATCTGGTGATGGGCCTGACCGGCGGCACGCCCGGTGACGCGACCGAAACTGTCGCTGTACGTCTCTACCGCGAAGCATTCCTGGGCAAGTTCAAAACGGGTGAGTCGAGCGCACTGGCGTACATCGTACTAGTCATCATCATCGCGGCCAGCAATCTCTACATTCGCGCCCTGAACCGGGTCCGGGAGGGCTAA